Below is a window of Jiangella alba DNA.
CGGTCGGCCGCCGGCAGGCGATCATCGAGGCCGCCGCCGCGCTGATCATCGAGAACGGCATCAACGACCTCACCCACCGGAAGGTGGCGGCGCGGGCGTCGGTGCCACTCGGCTCGACCACCCACTACTTCGCCTCGCTGGAGGACCTCAAGGCGGCCGCGCTGGCATGGCTGGGCCTGCGGACCGAGGAAGGGCTGTCCGAGATCGCCCGCGACCTCGCCGCGGCCGGCGACTGGGTGGGCACCCTCGCCCGCCTGTTCCACGAGTACCTGGGCGACCCCGCGCAGGTCCGCGCCGACACCGCGTTCTACGTCGCCAGCATGGACAGCCCGCGGCTGCACTCGATCGCCACCCGCTGGTCCGAGGGCCTCCAGGAGATCCTGACGCCCTACACCGACCCCGTCACCGCCCGCGCCATCAGCGCCTACGCCGACGGCGCGACCGTCCAGACGATGCTGCGCGGCAGCGCGCCCGACGCCGGCGAGCTGCTCGACGTGCTCACCCGCCTGACCCGCACGACGGACGCCTGATGCCGAGCCTGACCGCCGAGACCATGACGTCCCGGCAGCGCTGGGCGGCGCTGACCGTGCTGGCCGGCAGCCTGTTGGTCGTCACGATGGACATGACGATCCTCATCATGGCGCTGCCCGACCTCGTCCAGGACATCGCGCCCAGCGCGTCCGAGCAGCTGTGGATCGTCGACGTCTACTCGCTGATCCTCGCCGGCCTGCTGATCCCGATGAGCGCGCTCGGCGACCGGTGGGGACGCAAGCGGCTGCTGCTGACCGGGTTCACGCTGTTCGGCGTGGTCTCGGTGCTGGTGCTGTTCGCCGGCAGCCCGGCGTTCGTCATCGCGCTGCGCGCACTGCTCGGCGCGGCCGGCGCGATGATCATGCCGACGACGCTCTCGATGATCCGCACCATCTTCCGCGATCCGAAGGAGCGGGCGAAGGCGCTGGCCGTCTGGTCGATCATCTCCGGCCTCGGCGCCATCATCGGCCCGGTGGTCGGCGGCGCGCTGCTCGAGGTGTTCAGCTGGCACTCGGCGTTCCTCGTCAACGTCCCGTTCGTGCTCGTCGCCGTCGTCGCCGGCGCGCTGCTGCTGCCCGAGGCGCGCGACCCGCGGCCGCCGCGCTGGGACGTCGTCGCGACGGTGCTGTCGGTCGCCGGCATGTCGCTGCTGGTGTGGGGGATCAAGCAGCTGGCCAAGGAGGGCTGGGGTGACGTCGCGTCGTGGACGGCGGTGGTCGCCGCGGCCGCGCTGCTGACGTGGTTCGTGCGCCGCTGCCTCGGCCGCCCCGACCCGTTCCTGGAGGTCCGGCTGTTCCGCAGCCGGCCGTTCCGCGCCGGCACCATCACGGCGCTGGCCTCGATGTTCGCGATGGGCGCCATGCTGTTGCTGGTCGCCCAGTGGCTGCAGGTCGTCGCGGGCTACTCGCCGCTGGTCGCCGGGCTGGCGCTGCTGCCGATGGCGGCCGGCTCGTTCGCGTTCGCGCCGTTCGCGCCGGCGCTCGCGTTCCGGATCGGCGCCCGGACGGTGCTCGCGGCCGGGCTGGCCTCCGCGGGCGCCGGGCTGCTGCTGCTCTACGTTCTCGGCAGCCCGCTGAGCTACCCGGAGCTGATCGCACCGCTGGCGCTGGTCGGCGCCGGCA
It encodes the following:
- a CDS encoding MFS transporter, producing MPSLTAETMTSRQRWAALTVLAGSLLVVTMDMTILIMALPDLVQDIAPSASEQLWIVDVYSLILAGLLIPMSALGDRWGRKRLLLTGFTLFGVVSVLVLFAGSPAFVIALRALLGAAGAMIMPTTLSMIRTIFRDPKERAKALAVWSIISGLGAIIGPVVGGALLEVFSWHSAFLVNVPFVLVAVVAGALLLPEARDPRPPRWDVVATVLSVAGMSLLVWGIKQLAKEGWGDVASWTAVVAAAALLTWFVRRCLGRPDPFLEVRLFRSRPFRAGTITALASMFAMGAMLLLVAQWLQVVAGYSPLVAGLALLPMAAGSFAFAPFAPALAFRIGARTVLAAGLASAGAGLLLLYVLGSPLSYPELIAPLALVGAGTGSLAVGSAIIMGSTPQEKAGNAAAIEEAMYDLGNVLGIAVLGSVAAALYREHLGIGAFTAAGLPAEL
- a CDS encoding TetR/AcrR family transcriptional regulator, whose translation is MDGTTRATRDPVGRRQAIIEAAAALIIENGINDLTHRKVAARASVPLGSTTHYFASLEDLKAAALAWLGLRTEEGLSEIARDLAAAGDWVGTLARLFHEYLGDPAQVRADTAFYVASMDSPRLHSIATRWSEGLQEILTPYTDPVTARAISAYADGATVQTMLRGSAPDAGELLDVLTRLTRTTDA